In Bifidobacterium sp. ESL0775, the following are encoded in one genomic region:
- a CDS encoding DNA polymerase III subunit delta', whose amino-acid sequence MSVWDSIVGQDQVVARLRAVASGDPKAIAQSWLICGPPGSGRSNVARAFAAALESPTHGLSDEPERSSEQVLAGTHPDVSVLATDKITIGIDEVRDLIETSEQTPSIAPWRIIVIEDVDRMLERTTNVLLKEIEEPSPHTIWLLCAPSPEDVLPTIRSRTRIVNLAVPSTQAVAKFLETHDHIEPKTAARAARLAEGHIGVARLYATNERVMSDRAELVSGVLNLRRASDAVLLAGRLIDNAKAQAQSDVEDQAAKQEAEFRHVNGLGEKDRIPPKLRSAFNQIGKKTEIKRRATRRSRDVLDRDLNTIASIYRDVAVLQNNAEQSVGLINLENRSSITNLAESLTRQGVVDRLDAVSVARRRLNGNSNQTILFEALFCALLP is encoded by the coding sequence ATGAGCGTATGGGACTCGATCGTCGGCCAGGACCAGGTCGTGGCGCGGCTGCGCGCCGTCGCGTCCGGCGATCCCAAGGCCATCGCGCAATCCTGGCTGATTTGTGGTCCTCCCGGATCCGGCCGCTCCAATGTGGCGCGGGCGTTCGCCGCGGCTTTGGAAAGCCCGACCCATGGCTTGTCCGATGAGCCGGAACGCTCGAGTGAGCAGGTTTTGGCCGGAACACATCCCGATGTCAGCGTTTTGGCGACCGACAAGATTACCATCGGCATTGACGAGGTGCGCGATCTTATCGAGACCTCCGAGCAGACGCCGAGCATCGCCCCTTGGCGGATCATCGTCATCGAAGACGTCGACCGCATGCTCGAGCGCACCACCAATGTGCTGTTGAAGGAGATCGAGGAGCCAAGCCCCCACACGATTTGGCTGTTGTGCGCGCCAAGCCCCGAGGACGTGCTGCCGACCATCCGCTCCCGCACGCGCATCGTCAACCTCGCGGTGCCATCCACGCAAGCCGTGGCGAAATTCCTGGAAACGCACGACCATATCGAGCCCAAAACCGCGGCTCGTGCGGCTCGTCTGGCCGAAGGGCATATCGGTGTGGCCCGTCTCTATGCCACCAACGAACGGGTGATGAGCGACCGGGCGGAGCTGGTGTCTGGGGTGTTGAACCTTCGTCGCGCCTCGGATGCCGTGCTGCTTGCGGGCCGGCTCATTGACAACGCCAAGGCCCAGGCGCAATCCGACGTCGAGGATCAGGCCGCCAAGCAGGAAGCGGAATTCCGGCATGTCAACGGCTTAGGCGAAAAGGACCGCATACCGCCCAAGCTGCGTAGCGCGTTCAACCAGATCGGCAAGAAGACCGAGATCAAGCGCCGGGCGACTCGTCGGAGCCGCGATGTGCTCGACCGCGACCTGAACACCATCGCCAGCATCTACCGTGATGTGGCGGTTTTGCAGAACAACGCCGAACAATCGGTAGGTCTGATCAACCTCGAGAACCGTTCGTCGATCACCAATCTCGCCGAGAGCCTCACCCGTCAGGGTGTGGTCGACCGCCTTGATGCCGTCTCCGTCGCCCGCCGCCGGCTCAACGGCAACAGCAACCAGACCATCCTCTTCGAGGCTCTGTTCTGCGCGTTGTTGCCGTAA
- the tmk gene encoding dTMP kinase produces the protein MSGVFISFEGVDGVGKTTQVERLQRYVEELGREVVVTREPGGTKLGVALRRLLLHGGEIAPRTEALLFAADRAQHVAEVIRPALARGAVVISDRYIDSSLAYQAGGRELTQEEVWNLSLWATNNLLPERTYLLDMDPAASHNRLDHSEDRMESAGDGFQERTRQAFLDLAAQERSRFKVIDASKPIDEVWDQIRADADGLLEDWSCGL, from the coding sequence ATGAGCGGTGTGTTTATTTCGTTTGAGGGCGTCGACGGGGTGGGGAAGACCACACAGGTCGAGCGCTTGCAGCGTTATGTCGAAGAGCTGGGGCGCGAGGTTGTGGTCACCCGCGAGCCGGGCGGCACGAAGTTGGGCGTGGCGTTGCGGCGGTTGCTGTTGCATGGAGGCGAGATCGCGCCGCGCACTGAAGCGCTGCTGTTCGCCGCCGATCGTGCCCAGCATGTCGCCGAGGTCATCCGGCCGGCGCTTGCGCGTGGGGCTGTGGTCATTTCCGACCGCTATATTGATTCGTCGCTGGCCTACCAAGCCGGAGGGCGCGAGCTGACGCAAGAGGAAGTGTGGAACTTGAGCCTGTGGGCGACGAACAATTTGCTGCCGGAACGCACGTACCTGCTTGATATGGATCCGGCGGCTTCGCACAACCGGCTTGACCACAGCGAGGACCGCATGGAGTCGGCCGGCGACGGCTTCCAGGAGCGTACGCGTCAGGCGTTCCTCGATTTGGCGGCGCAGGAGCGCTCGCGGTTCAAGGTCATCGACGCCTCGAAGCCGATTGACGAGGTCTGGGATCAGATTCGTGCCGATGCCGATGGCCTGCTGGAGGATTGGTCGTGTGGGTTGTAG
- a CDS encoding DUF4160 domain-containing protein — protein MTELFRVMGYSVFFSSQDMHHGVHVHVGKGRKRDLGKFILTKDGHAWLAHNRGELSEYEILKIQDAVEGRYEKIVYRWSRQFGDDYHFDK, from the coding sequence ATGACTGAACTGTTTCGCGTGATGGGTTATTCGGTGTTTTTCAGCTCTCAAGATATGCATCATGGTGTCCATGTGCATGTCGGTAAGGGACGAAAACGTGACCTTGGTAAATTCATTTTGACCAAAGATGGCCATGCTTGGCTGGCGCACAATCGGGGTGAGCTTTCCGAGTATGAGATTCTCAAGATACAGGATGCGGTCGAAGGCAGATACGAAAAAATTGTTTATCGGTGGTCACGCCAATTCGGCGATGATTACCATTTCGATAAATAG